The following nucleotide sequence is from Ferruginibacter lapsinanis.
TTTCTACACTGAACGGAGTGTATTGTGGTTGTTTTAAGATTTCCACGTTACGAGCACCTTTATCAATTACATTTTTAGTAGCAGCATCCAAATCACCACCAAATTTAGAGAAGGCTTCTAACTCACGATAAAGTGCCTGATCCAATTTAAGTGTACCGGCAACTTTTTTCATTGATTTGATCTGAGCATTACCACCCACACGGCTAACTGAGATACCTACGTTGATTGCAGGACGGATACCGGCATTGAACAAGTTACCTTCCAAGAAGATCTGTCCATCGGTAATAGAAATCACGTTTGTAGGAATGTATGCAGATACGTCACCGGCTTGTGTTTCAATAACAGGTAAAGCTGTTAAAGATCCTCCACCTTTTACTAAATGTTTGATAGATTCTGGCAAGTCATTCATTTGAGCAGCGATATCATCTTTTGCAATAACTTTTGCAGCTCTTTCTAATAAACGACTATGAAGATAGAATACGTCACCAGGATAAGCTTCACGGCCCGGCGGACGACGTAATAAAAGGGATACCTCACGGTAAGCCACCGCTTGTTTAGACAAATCATCATAAATGATCAACGCTGGACGACCGGTATCACGGAAAAACTCGCCAATTGCAGCACCGGCAAATGGAGCATAGAATTGCAAAGGAGCTGGATCTGCAGCAGAAGCAGCAACAATAGTTGTATATGCCATTGCGCCATTATCTTCTAAAGTCTTCATGATACCTGCAATGGTAGAAGCTTTTTGTCCGATCGCTACATATATACAATAAACAGGTTTGCCTGCATCGTAAAATTCTTTTTGATTAATGATGGTATCAACACAGATGGCAGTTTTACCAGTCTGACGATCACCAATCACCAACTCACGCTGGCCACGACCAATTGGAATCATCGCATCGATCGCTTTGATACCTGTTTGTAATGGTTCCTTTACCGGCTCACGGAAAATTACCCCAGGTGCTTTACGCTCCAACGGCATTTCATATAATTCACCGGCGATAGGACCTTTACCATCGATTGGTTCTCCCAACGTATTGATAACACGACCACACATACCATCTCCTACTTTAATAGAAGCAATTTTGTTGGTACGTTTTACTTTGTCTCCTTCTTTAATTTCGCTGCTATCACCCATCAATACCACACCCACGTTATCTTCTTCAAGGTTCAATGCAATTGCTTTTACGCCATTATCAAACTCAACTAATTCTCCACTACTTACATTGTTCAAACCATACACACGGGCAATACCATCACCCACTTGCAATACGGTTCCTACTTCTTCCAAACTAGCACCTGCATTGAAGTTGCTAAGTTGTTGGCGGAGTATCGCTGAAATTTCATCCGGTTTAATTTCTACCATAACTATTTAATTTAAAAAGTTGTTTTATCTAAGTTTATGGATGTATTGATTATCCATAAATTGTTTTTTAATGTCTTTAAGGTCTCTTTGAATACTTGCGTCAACCAGATTACCTTCCATTTCCAACACAAAACCACCAATCAGTTCATCTTTTACTGCTGTTTCTAATTCGATGTTTTGTAAAGATGTAGATGATTTAACCTTTGCAACAATTGCATTTTGCAATTCATCGCTTATTGGTACTGCAGTAGTGATCTTTACACGATGAATGTTTCTAAGCTTGTTAAACTGTTCAACAAAAGCATTTACAATTTCAGGAAGATTAATTTCTCTCCCTTTACGAACCAATAAAGTAATAAAAGCAGATGTAAGTTTACTTACCTGAGTACTTAAAACTGATTCAATTATTTTTCCTTTAGTTTCCGGTTTAATGATCGGGCTACGCAATACTGCTACAAAATCGGGGTTGCTTTTGCAGATTCTCTGTAAGAATTTCATATCTGCACAAATAGCATCCACTTGATTTTGCTCTGTAGCTAAATCAATCAAACTCTTTGCATATCTGCCTGCTAAACGTGGATTATTCATTTTTCTAATTTGGAGATTTGAGGGATTTGGAGATTTGGAGATGAGAGACTACCTGCATTTTCAAATCTTCAAATTTTCAAATCGACTAATTTAATTTTGCCTCTTCAGCTAATTGTTTAATATATCCTTCCTGCTCTGTTTTATTGCTCAATTCTTTACGCAATACTTTTTCACTCACTTCTATTACTAATTTACCAACCTGATTTTTAATTTCAGTTAAAGCAGCCATTTTTTGATGGTTGATAGACGCTTGTGCATCAGCAATAATTTTTGCAGCCGCTGCTTTTGCTTCATCTTTAGCGTCATGGATCATTTTATCTTTTGTTTCCTTAGCTTCTTTCAACATCAGAGCTCTTTCTTCACGGGCTTTAGTTAACAACAGTTCGTTGTCATTCTTCAACTGCGCCATTTCAAGTTTTATCTTTTCAGCAGAAGCAATTGATTCAGCGATGTTGTGTTCTCTGTCATTCAAACCTTTTACGATCGCCGGCCATGCAAATTTTCCTAAGATAAATAA
It contains:
- the atpA gene encoding F0F1 ATP synthase subunit alpha, coding for MVEIKPDEISAILRQQLSNFNAGASLEEVGTVLQVGDGIARVYGLNNVSSGELVEFDNGVKAIALNLEEDNVGVVLMGDSSEIKEGDKVKRTNKIASIKVGDGMCGRVINTLGEPIDGKGPIAGELYEMPLERKAPGVIFREPVKEPLQTGIKAIDAMIPIGRGQRELVIGDRQTGKTAICVDTIINQKEFYDAGKPVYCIYVAIGQKASTIAGIMKTLEDNGAMAYTTIVAASAADPAPLQFYAPFAGAAIGEFFRDTGRPALIIYDDLSKQAVAYREVSLLLRRPPGREAYPGDVFYLHSRLLERAAKVIAKDDIAAQMNDLPESIKHLVKGGGSLTALPVIETQAGDVSAYIPTNVISITDGQIFLEGNLFNAGIRPAINVGISVSRVGGNAQIKSMKKVAGTLKLDQALYRELEAFSKFGGDLDAATKNVIDKGARNVEILKQPQYTPFSVEKQVAIIYLGTQGLLKEVAVKNVKAFEDHFLLEMTNKHPEILAEFKKGVLNDESLKKMTELSNSISAQYK
- the atpH gene encoding ATP synthase F1 subunit delta, with the protein product MNNPRLAGRYAKSLIDLATEQNQVDAICADMKFLQRICKSNPDFVAVLRSPIIKPETKGKIIESVLSTQVSKLTSAFITLLVRKGREINLPEIVNAFVEQFNKLRNIHRVKITTAVPISDELQNAIVAKVKSSTSLQNIELETAVKDELIGGFVLEMEGNLVDASIQRDLKDIKKQFMDNQYIHKLR
- the atpF gene encoding F0F1 ATP synthase subunit B; protein product: MQLLTPDLGLLIWTLLAFVVVLFILGKFAWPAIVKGLNDREHNIAESIASAEKIKLEMAQLKNDNELLLTKAREERALMLKEAKETKDKMIHDAKDEAKAAAAKIIADAQASINHQKMAALTEIKNQVGKLVIEVSEKVLRKELSNKTEQEGYIKQLAEEAKLN